From Streptomyces asiaticus, one genomic window encodes:
- a CDS encoding NUDIX hydrolase gives MRWTVHGERQIYSNPWVNLWLVDVQQPDGRRWEHHVVRMRHLAVAAVVDAHKRVLMMWRHRFITDSWGWELPMGLIEPGETPEQAAAREVEEETGWRVEAMKPLVYAQPANGITDSEHHVFRADGATHTGPPTELNESDRIEWIPLPEIRGMIDRREIVSSGSLVGLLYLLLDEATKSAG, from the coding sequence ATGCGGTGGACCGTCCACGGCGAGCGGCAGATCTACAGCAACCCTTGGGTCAACCTGTGGCTGGTCGACGTACAGCAGCCGGATGGGCGTCGCTGGGAACACCATGTCGTGCGCATGCGACACCTCGCCGTCGCCGCCGTGGTCGATGCCCACAAGCGCGTCCTGATGATGTGGCGCCACCGGTTCATCACCGATTCCTGGGGCTGGGAACTGCCCATGGGCCTCATCGAGCCCGGCGAGACCCCGGAGCAGGCCGCCGCCCGCGAGGTCGAAGAAGAGACCGGCTGGCGGGTCGAGGCGATGAAGCCCCTGGTGTACGCGCAGCCCGCGAACGGGATCACCGACTCCGAGCACCATGTCTTCCGCGCCGATGGGGCCACCCACACCGGGCCGCCGACAGAGCTGAACGAATCGGACCGGATCGAGTGGATCCCCCTCCCGGAGATCCGCGGGATGATCGACCGCCGCGAGATCGTCAGCAGCGGCAGTCTGGTCGGCCTGCTGTATCTGCTGCTGGACGAGGCCACCAAGAGCGCCGGCTAG
- a CDS encoding DUF1684 domain-containing protein, translating to MTVQDVDRMSFAEEWERWHRAHEQALADPHGFLAITSLRWLSPDPTRFEDAPGAWSSGPEGVVVELADGEELTIDGTAVHGRYVFGAIAERASLYAGYGDAVIEIAKRGGHDIVRPRHPGNPLRTDFTRTPAYAPAPRWVRPGRYLPFDEPRAITVGAVAEGLEHVYDAPGQVEFELDGETFRLTAFNGKRPGALMVLLTDATSGVTTYAANRSLQIDAPDETGRVTLDFNRATNLPCAYTDLATCPLPPTENRLPVAIEAGEKIPLERGGRP from the coding sequence ATGACCGTCCAGGACGTCGACCGGATGAGCTTCGCCGAGGAGTGGGAGCGCTGGCACCGCGCCCATGAGCAGGCGCTCGCCGACCCCCACGGATTTCTCGCGATCACCAGCCTGCGCTGGCTGAGCCCGGACCCGACCCGCTTCGAGGACGCCCCCGGGGCCTGGTCCAGCGGCCCGGAGGGCGTGGTGGTCGAGCTCGCCGACGGCGAGGAGCTGACGATCGACGGCACCGCGGTGCACGGTCGGTACGTCTTCGGGGCGATCGCCGAGCGGGCCAGCCTGTACGCGGGGTACGGCGACGCGGTGATCGAGATCGCCAAGCGCGGCGGCCACGACATCGTCCGCCCCCGCCACCCCGGCAACCCCCTCCGCACCGACTTCACCCGCACCCCCGCCTACGCCCCCGCCCCCCGCTGGGTCCGCCCCGGCCGCTACCTCCCCTTCGACGAGCCACGCGCGATCACCGTGGGCGCCGTGGCGGAGGGTCTTGAGCACGTCTACGACGCACCCGGGCAGGTCGAGTTCGAGCTGGACGGCGAGACGTTCCGGCTCACCGCCTTCAACGGCAAGCGGCCCGGCGCCCTGATGGTGCTCCTCACCGACGCGACCTCGGGCGTGACCACATACGCCGCGAACCGCTCCCTCCAGATCGACGCCCCCGACGAGACCGGCCGCGTCACCCTCGACTTCAACCGCGCCACCAACCTCCCCTGCGCCTACACCGACCTCGCGACCTGCCCCCTGCCACCCACCGAGAACCGGCTGCCGGTCGCGATCGAGGCGGGCGAGAAGATCCCCCTGGAACGCGGCGGCCGCCCCTGA
- a CDS encoding right-handed parallel beta-helix repeat-containing protein, with the protein MALAVSAWAVSAPASAEGKGGVGKESEKAAPVPCGDAAALVNAVSEANSSPFGGSVVLTTGCVYTLGSAAFTGPNGADGLPLITRDVTISGTLATIRRSASAADFRIAEIAPGGSLTVNGVTFSGGRATSGAGIDGGGILDGGSLRLIQSTVTGNTASNVGGGIEIASGGSAVLSGTDVTHNSSGDGGGIHINTSATLSVSGGNISDNTADSAGGGVSNWGTTLLGAVGIARNRTTNFEGGAISTSIGDLTINGSRVTENTAGSFGGGIANMGSALRVLATTVSGNTATLNGGGVFQHAGTTQMTGDTVTGDTANGGQGGGIFTDGGSITLSATTVAGNNPNQCVPALAGC; encoded by the coding sequence ATGGCGCTGGCGGTATCGGCATGGGCGGTCTCCGCTCCGGCGTCCGCCGAAGGAAAGGGAGGCGTCGGTAAGGAGAGTGAGAAGGCGGCCCCGGTGCCCTGCGGGGACGCGGCGGCGCTGGTCAACGCGGTGAGCGAGGCCAACAGCTCGCCCTTCGGAGGGTCCGTCGTTCTGACCACGGGGTGTGTGTACACGCTGGGCTCCGCGGCGTTCACCGGTCCCAACGGCGCTGACGGACTGCCGCTCATCACCCGTGACGTGACCATCAGTGGGACCCTGGCGACCATCAGACGCAGCGCGTCCGCGGCGGACTTCCGGATCGCGGAGATCGCGCCCGGTGGAAGCCTTACGGTCAACGGCGTGACCTTCTCGGGCGGCCGGGCGACCTCGGGGGCGGGCATCGACGGCGGTGGCATCCTCGACGGGGGCTCGCTGCGGCTGATCCAGTCCACGGTCACGGGCAACACCGCGAGCAATGTCGGCGGGGGTATCGAGATCGCCTCGGGCGGCTCGGCGGTGCTTTCGGGCACGGATGTGACGCACAATTCCTCGGGGGACGGCGGCGGTATTCACATCAATACGTCGGCCACCCTCAGCGTCTCGGGCGGCAACATTTCGGACAATACCGCGGACAGCGCGGGCGGTGGCGTCAGTAACTGGGGAACGACGCTGCTGGGCGCCGTCGGGATCGCCCGGAACAGGACCACCAACTTCGAGGGCGGCGCAATCTCCACCTCGATCGGTGATCTCACGATCAACGGTAGCCGGGTGACCGAGAATACCGCCGGCAGTTTCGGTGGCGGTATCGCCAATATGGGCAGCGCACTACGCGTTCTGGCCACCACCGTGTCCGGGAATACCGCCACGCTGAACGGCGGCGGTGTGTTCCAGCACGCGGGCACCACACAAATGACCGGCGATACCGTTACCGGCGATACGGCCAATGGCGGTCAGGGTGGCGGGATCTTCACCGACGGCGGCTCGATCACGCTCTCCGCGACCACGGTCGCCGGGAATAACCCGAATCAGTGCGTACCGGCCCTCGCGGGATGCTGA
- a CDS encoding metallophosphoesterase family protein yields MAREPLRLLRATAQRAGTAAVSPLRRFRRPSSHRFRRPSQTPSAAASPNRTPAPFDSTPFDPTALDPTALDPTAPARPLVRAAGLAAVTVLGAWIGLLVVGSVHISVGPMDTRMALRPSLTGGTKINVAPLGALELTSHHAPLRLDVDVDRLDPIRSQALVDHPERLSGLQDEVASDITRGTLGLAVRSCVAVVFGATALGLAVYRRPRRALAAGGLALTLLTASGGAVYATWNPNSVLEPRYSGLLSSAPSVVGNARSIVTDFDVYQRELARLVTNVTQLYEATSTLPAYQPDPTTMRVLHISDVHLNPAAWHIVQSLVRQYKVNVIIDTGDTMDHGTSAENGFLDPVSDLGAPYVWVRGNHDSASTQRYLAKRKGAHVVDNGDVVTVAGLRIAGIGDPQFTPDRSAAAAGDAAEHSAGRQLAEAIRDRKATRAPVDIALAHNPIAARETDGTVPLALTGHVHHRRTEVLPGGTRLMTEGSTGGSGLRAVDDGTPDTVQASVLYLDRDTRRLQAWDEIDLGGLGLAKAEVSRHLPAENRPGATPTPTTP; encoded by the coding sequence ATGGCCCGCGAACCGCTCCGGCTGCTCCGTGCCACCGCTCAGCGCGCGGGCACCGCGGCCGTCTCCCCTCTTCGCCGCTTCCGCCGCCCGTCTTCTCACCGCTTCCGCCGCCCTTCGCAGACCCCCTCCGCCGCCGCTTCCCCCAACCGCACGCCCGCGCCGTTCGACTCCACGCCGTTCGACCCCACGGCGCTCGATCCCACCGCGCTCGATCCCACCGCGCCCGCCCGCCCCCTCGTCCGCGCCGCCGGGCTGGCCGCCGTGACCGTCCTCGGCGCCTGGATCGGACTGCTGGTGGTCGGCAGCGTCCACATCTCCGTGGGCCCGATGGACACGCGGATGGCGCTGCGGCCGTCCCTCACCGGCGGCACCAAGATCAACGTGGCCCCGCTGGGCGCGCTCGAGCTGACCAGCCACCACGCCCCGCTCCGCCTGGACGTGGACGTGGACCGGCTGGACCCCATACGGTCCCAGGCCCTCGTCGACCACCCCGAGCGGCTCTCCGGGCTCCAGGACGAGGTCGCGAGCGACATCACCCGCGGCACCCTCGGCCTCGCGGTCCGCTCCTGCGTCGCCGTGGTCTTCGGCGCCACCGCGCTGGGCCTGGCGGTCTACCGCCGCCCGCGCCGGGCGCTGGCCGCCGGAGGGCTCGCGCTCACGCTGCTGACCGCCTCCGGCGGCGCCGTCTACGCCACGTGGAACCCGAATTCCGTACTGGAGCCGCGCTACTCCGGGCTGCTCTCCAGCGCCCCCTCGGTGGTGGGCAACGCGCGCAGCATCGTGACCGACTTCGACGTCTATCAGCGGGAGTTGGCCCGGCTGGTGACCAATGTCACCCAGCTCTACGAGGCGACCTCGACGCTCCCCGCGTACCAGCCCGATCCGACCACCATGCGGGTGCTGCACATCTCGGACGTCCATCTCAATCCGGCCGCGTGGCACATCGTGCAGTCGCTGGTGCGGCAGTACAAGGTCAACGTGATCATCGACACGGGCGACACGATGGATCACGGCACCTCCGCCGAGAACGGCTTCCTCGACCCCGTCTCCGACCTCGGCGCCCCCTATGTCTGGGTGCGCGGCAATCACGACTCGGCGTCGACCCAGCGCTACCTGGCCAAGCGCAAGGGGGCGCATGTCGTGGACAACGGCGATGTGGTCACCGTCGCCGGGCTGCGGATCGCGGGCATCGGCGATCCGCAGTTCACCCCCGACCGGTCCGCCGCGGCCGCCGGTGACGCGGCCGAGCACAGCGCCGGACGGCAACTCGCCGAGGCGATCCGGGACCGCAAGGCCACCCGCGCCCCGGTCGACATCGCCCTCGCCCACAACCCGATCGCCGCCCGCGAGACCGACGGCACCGTGCCGCTCGCCCTCACCGGCCATGTCCATCACCGCCGTACGGAGGTGCTCCCCGGCGGCACCCGGCTGATGACCGAGGGGTCGACGGGCGGCAGCGGGCTGCGCGCGGTGGACGACGGCACACCGGACACGGTGCAGGCGTCGGTCCTCTATCTGGACCGGGACACGCGACGGCTCCAGGCGTGGGACGAGATCGATCTGGGCGGTCTGGGCCTGGCGAAGGCCGAGGTCAGCCGTCATCTGCCGGCCGAGAACCGCCCGGGCGCGACACCGACGCCCACCACTCCGTAA
- a CDS encoding DUF6227 family protein, whose amino-acid sequence MGHSRGEGTPAELMDGLLARAQNGFEIGEAVLAQARSALMHQSELRSCRQCNERCGQLGYSTYRHVFLLPDGSSLLLWELEHNTGEGGRPLYELYADEDALALAERRVHERLGGARWEELDGLPLWLPDQLLHTAEPVESSRAYVADNSADHARRVLRRAENPDRPGEDTERLLATAFAHDIALAPKPRRRSGGPDATWCRFYEHAFLLAGGDEIVLWELEHNLTRDGRLVCEVYLDEVSAELAADRHARALGVDL is encoded by the coding sequence ATGGGGCACTCACGAGGGGAAGGGACCCCGGCTGAGCTGATGGACGGGCTGCTCGCCCGTGCGCAGAACGGCTTCGAGATCGGCGAGGCGGTGCTGGCCCAGGCGCGGAGCGCCCTGATGCACCAGTCCGAGCTGCGGTCCTGTCGACAGTGCAATGAGCGGTGCGGCCAGCTCGGTTACAGCACCTATCGGCATGTCTTCCTGCTCCCCGACGGCAGCAGCCTGCTGCTGTGGGAACTGGAGCACAACACGGGCGAGGGCGGCCGCCCGCTGTACGAGCTCTACGCGGACGAGGACGCCCTGGCGCTGGCCGAGCGCCGCGTCCACGAGCGCCTCGGCGGCGCCCGCTGGGAGGAGCTCGACGGGTTACCGCTGTGGCTCCCGGACCAGCTGCTGCACACGGCCGAGCCGGTGGAGAGCTCCCGTGCGTATGTGGCCGACAACTCGGCCGACCACGCCCGTCGCGTCCTGCGCCGCGCGGAGAACCCCGACCGCCCGGGCGAGGACACCGAGCGGCTGCTGGCCACCGCGTTCGCCCATGACATCGCCCTCGCGCCCAAGCCCCGGCGCCGCTCCGGCGGTCCCGACGCGACCTGGTGCCGCTTCTATGAGCACGCCTTCCTTCTCGCCGGAGGGGACGAGATCGTGCTGTGGGAGCTGGAGCACAACCTGACCCGGGACGGCCGGCTGGTGTGCGAGGTGTACCTCGACGAGGTCTCGGCGGAGCTCGCGGCGGACCGCCACGCCCGCGCGCTGGGCGTCGACCTCTGA
- a CDS encoding M23 family metallopeptidase — MASNRSVLAEAPYRTRGGGLGTATAYGPGFDAGGGMSSGGGRFAPDDPYGFAPDDRYADEGASEGPEAGFEAETWEEWNPTEESIAPVRGRHRVAKQRGGTMARSGAVLGVGVIAAVGAGGMASAKDRPALPISMPDLGHVADQVKASLPAAKDLPGIGSWASDDSSGAQTAAAPLSQAGLTSEDEQRGTTDAGEALRARILQQAENQQNAADEDSRTAAAQAAAKEARAAAGKSADQAAEAAAKRKAKAEAEKRAAEQRAKEAAEKKAAAERQARLAAQYTLPVASYTLTASFGQAGDIWSADHTGQDFAAPTGTPVKALHGGTITQAGWAGSYGYRIVLTMSDGTELWFCHLSSMVVTSGKVSTGDVIARVGATGNVTGPHLHLEVRPGGGSPIDPMPWLRQHGLNP; from the coding sequence GTGGCGTCCAACAGGTCTGTCCTGGCCGAGGCCCCGTATCGCACACGGGGAGGCGGTTTGGGGACCGCCACCGCCTACGGCCCCGGCTTCGACGCCGGTGGCGGGATGAGTTCAGGGGGCGGCCGATTCGCCCCCGACGACCCTTACGGTTTCGCCCCCGACGACCGCTACGCGGATGAGGGCGCCTCCGAGGGCCCGGAGGCCGGATTCGAGGCTGAGACCTGGGAGGAGTGGAACCCCACCGAGGAGTCCATCGCTCCCGTACGCGGCCGGCACCGCGTGGCCAAGCAGCGCGGCGGAACCATGGCGCGCAGCGGCGCCGTCCTCGGGGTCGGCGTGATCGCGGCGGTCGGTGCGGGCGGTATGGCCAGCGCCAAGGACCGTCCCGCGCTCCCCATATCCATGCCGGACCTCGGCCATGTCGCCGATCAGGTCAAGGCCAGCCTGCCCGCCGCCAAGGACCTGCCGGGCATCGGCTCCTGGGCGTCGGACGACAGCAGCGGCGCGCAGACCGCCGCAGCCCCGCTCTCCCAGGCCGGTCTGACCAGCGAGGACGAGCAGCGCGGCACCACCGACGCGGGCGAGGCGCTCCGCGCCCGCATCCTCCAGCAGGCCGAGAATCAGCAGAACGCGGCGGACGAGGACAGCCGCACCGCCGCGGCGCAGGCCGCCGCCAAGGAGGCCAGGGCCGCCGCGGGCAAGTCCGCCGACCAGGCCGCGGAGGCGGCCGCCAAGCGGAAGGCCAAGGCCGAGGCGGAGAAGCGGGCCGCCGAGCAGCGGGCGAAGGAGGCGGCCGAGAAGAAGGCCGCGGCCGAGCGCCAGGCCAGGCTCGCCGCCCAGTACACCCTCCCCGTCGCCTCGTACACCCTGACCGCCAGCTTCGGCCAGGCGGGCGACATATGGTCGGCCGACCACACGGGCCAGGACTTCGCCGCCCCGACCGGCACCCCGGTCAAGGCGTTGCACGGCGGCACCATCACCCAGGCGGGCTGGGCCGGCTCGTACGGCTACCGCATCGTGCTGACCATGAGCGACGGCACCGAGCTCTGGTTCTGCCACCTGTCCTCGATGGTGGTCACCTCCGGCAAGGTGTCGACGGGCGATGTCATCGCCCGCGTCGGCGCCACCGGCAATGTGACCGGTCCGCACCTCCACCTCGAGGTCCGGCCGGGCGGCGGCTCGCCGATCGACCCGATGCCCTGGCTGCGCCAGCACGGGCTGAACCCCTGA
- a CDS encoding DEAD/DEAH box helicase — protein MPAHEESGELSELTAPAAPFEPSEQDEQAATEAPDTPKAPDITFADLGLPEQIVRKLAQNGVTTPFPIQAATIPDAMAGKDILGRGRTGSGKTLSFGLPLLTTLAGGHTEKKRPRGLILTPTRELAMQVSDALQPYGDVLGLKLKVVCGGTSMGNQIYALERGVDILVATPGRLRDIIERGAASLDRVQIAVLDEADQMADMGFLPEVTEILNLVPQGGQRLLFSATLENEIDTLVKRYLVDPVTHEVDPSAGAVSTMTHHVLVVKPKDKAPVTAAIAARKGRTIIFVRTQLGCDRVAEQLCDAGVRADALHGGMTQGARTRTLADFKDGYVNVLVATDVAARGIHVDGIDLVLNVDPAGDHKDYLHRSGRTARAGQSGTVVSLALPHQRRQIFRLMEDAGVDASRHIVGGGGAFDEDVAKITGARSLTEVQAEAASNAAKQAEREAQDLSRELERAQRRAAELREEADRLSARVARERGETVAPAESATVAEAEAGAGAETVAEAAAVTLPAQRTAESATVPAVKGAGAEAVEGAGDGEAPRRSSYDRRDNDRGRDDRGGRSFDRRDGDRDRGFNRDRRDDRGGDRGGFNRRDDRGGRSYDRRDGDRDRGFNRDRRDDRRDDRRDDRFGRDRDRDRDRRDNDRGFGRDRRDDRSFGRDRRDDRGGFNRRDDRGGSRPYERRDDRGFSRDRRENNDRGGRSFERRDHNHRGTDRPFNRDRRDDRPGRRDDHRGGATGGRSYERSGSSHDRSFDRRADKPRWKRNG, from the coding sequence ATGCCCGCTCACGAAGAGTCGGGCGAACTGAGCGAGCTGACCGCCCCGGCCGCGCCGTTCGAGCCGTCGGAGCAGGACGAGCAAGCCGCCACGGAAGCCCCCGACACCCCTAAGGCGCCCGACATCACATTCGCCGACCTCGGCCTCCCCGAGCAGATCGTCCGCAAGCTGGCGCAGAACGGCGTCACCACGCCCTTCCCGATCCAGGCCGCGACCATCCCCGACGCCATGGCCGGGAAGGACATCCTCGGCCGCGGCCGTACCGGCTCCGGCAAGACCCTCTCGTTCGGTCTTCCGCTGCTGACCACGCTGGCCGGCGGCCACACCGAGAAGAAGCGCCCCCGTGGGCTGATCCTCACCCCGACCCGCGAGCTCGCGATGCAGGTGAGCGACGCGCTCCAGCCGTACGGCGATGTTCTCGGCCTCAAGCTCAAGGTCGTCTGCGGCGGCACCTCGATGGGCAATCAGATCTACGCGCTGGAGCGCGGCGTGGACATCCTGGTCGCCACCCCGGGCCGGCTGCGCGACATCATCGAGCGCGGTGCGGCGTCCCTGGACAGGGTGCAGATCGCGGTCCTCGACGAGGCCGACCAGATGGCCGACATGGGCTTCCTGCCCGAGGTCACCGAGATCCTCAACCTGGTGCCGCAGGGCGGGCAGCGGCTGCTGTTCTCCGCGACGCTCGAGAACGAGATCGACACCCTGGTCAAGCGCTACCTGGTCGACCCGGTCACCCACGAGGTGGACCCGTCCGCGGGCGCCGTCTCGACCATGACCCACCACGTGCTGGTCGTGAAGCCGAAGGACAAGGCGCCGGTCACCGCCGCCATCGCGGCGCGCAAGGGCCGCACGATCATCTTCGTCCGCACCCAGCTGGGCTGCGACCGGGTCGCCGAGCAGCTGTGCGATGCGGGCGTACGCGCCGACGCGCTGCACGGCGGCATGACGCAGGGCGCGCGCACCCGTACCCTGGCCGACTTCAAGGACGGGTACGTCAATGTGCTCGTCGCCACGGACGTCGCCGCGCGCGGTATCCACGTCGACGGCATCGACCTGGTGCTGAACGTGGACCCGGCCGGTGACCACAAGGACTATCTGCACCGCTCCGGCCGTACGGCCCGGGCGGGCCAGAGCGGCACCGTCGTCTCGCTGGCCCTGCCGCACCAGCGCCGCCAGATCTTCCGGCTGATGGAGGACGCGGGCGTCGACGCCTCGCGCCACATCGTCGGTGGCGGCGGAGCCTTCGACGAGGACGTGGCCAAGATCACGGGCGCGCGTTCGCTCACCGAGGTGCAGGCTGAGGCGGCCTCGAACGCGGCCAAGCAGGCCGAGCGCGAGGCGCAGGACCTCAGCCGGGAGCTGGAGCGGGCGCAGCGGCGCGCGGCCGAGCTCCGCGAGGAGGCCGACCGGCTGTCCGCGCGGGTGGCGCGCGAGCGCGGCGAGACCGTGGCACCGGCGGAGTCCGCGACCGTGGCCGAGGCCGAGGCCGGGGCCGGGGCGGAGACGGTGGCCGAGGCCGCCGCTGTGACGCTGCCGGCGCAGCGTACGGCGGAGTCCGCGACCGTGCCCGCCGTGAAGGGCGCGGGGGCCGAGGCCGTCGAGGGCGCGGGTGACGGCGAGGCGCCGCGCCGCTCCTCGTACGACCGCCGGGACAACGACCGGGGCCGGGACGACCGTGGCGGCCGTTCCTTCGACCGCCGGGACGGTGACCGGGACCGCGGCTTCAACCGTGACCGGCGGGACGACCGTGGCGGCGACCGTGGCGGCTTCAACCGCCGTGACGACCGGGGCGGCCGTTCGTACGACCGCCGGGACGGCGACCGGGACCGCGGCTTCAACCGCGACCGTCGCGACGACCGACGGGACGACCGTCGCGACGACCGCTTCGGCCGCGACCGCGACCGGGACCGGGACCGCCGGGACAACGACCGTGGCTTCGGCCGGGACCGCCGTGACGACCGCTCGTTCGGCCGCGACCGCCGGGATGACCGTGGCGGCTTCAACCGCCGTGACGACCGTGGCGGCAGCCGTCCGTACGAGCGCCGCGACGACCGTGGCTTCAGCCGCGACCGCCGGGAGAACAACGACCGGGGTGGCCGCTCCTTCGAGCGCCGCGACCACAACCACCGTGGCACGGACCGTCCGTTCAACCGCGACCGTCGCGACGACCGCCCGGGCCGCCGTGACGACCACCGGGGCGGCGCCACCGGCGGCCGTTCGTACGAGCGCTCCGGCAGCTCGCACGACCGGTCCTTCGACCGCCGCGCCGACAAGCCGCGCTGGAAGCGCAACGGCTGA
- a CDS encoding metallopeptidase family protein, producing MLEMTREEFEELVAEALDRIPPELTRLMDNVAVFVEDEPPTDDPELLGLYEGTPLTDRGEWYAGVLPDRITVYRGPTLRLSETREDVVQETEVTVVHEIAHHFGIDDARLHALGYG from the coding sequence GTGCTGGAGATGACGCGCGAGGAGTTCGAGGAACTGGTCGCCGAGGCGCTGGACCGGATCCCGCCGGAGCTGACACGGCTCATGGACAACGTCGCCGTGTTCGTGGAGGACGAGCCACCGACGGACGATCCCGAGCTGCTCGGGCTCTACGAGGGGACGCCGCTCACCGACCGGGGTGAGTGGTACGCGGGCGTCCTGCCGGACCGGATCACCGTCTACCGGGGTCCGACGCTGCGGCTGAGCGAGACGCGGGAGGACGTCGTCCAGGAGACCGAGGTGACCGTGGTCCACGAGATCGCGCACCACTTCGGGATCGACGACGCGCGGCTGCACGCGCTCGGGTACGGCTGA
- a CDS encoding PP2C family protein-serine/threonine phosphatase, with amino-acid sequence MRVRGSRARTGARTEGGTERRTAWPRLTRPLARRRPTTRVRTLIDTGAAAGAATDASAGPTAGPAPADESGKEPPGRRMARWVPAVLVLGGIAFDLAAPPGYTASPFFAAAPLVAAALLPLRQTIVTAVVAVLTTCLLAELHGVRDPTQAATEIITVATVTVLAVVINRVVRRSHHRLASARGVAEAAQRAVLPAPPARLAGLEIAARYVPAEKYAAIGGDLYAVQDTPHGVRLIVGDVRGKGLGAVEVVAILLGCFREAAEQETTLEALVGRLERALRREGARRADLEVAEGFTTAVVAEIPRGSSTLRLINRGHPAPLLLEEGGAVRALEPEASALPVGMGELAGWPDRVMELPFAEGETLLLFTDGVTEARDRHGEFYDPEERLRGRRFAGPQELLDVLVADVERHTGGGTSDDMALLAVRRTRARGNGRDNGRNGRDNGDNGDNGDNGRGNGREDGGGNDRPNPAPS; translated from the coding sequence GTGCGGGTGCGAGGGAGCAGGGCTCGTACGGGCGCCCGTACGGAGGGCGGTACGGAGCGGCGTACGGCCTGGCCCCGGCTGACCCGCCCGCTCGCCCGCCGCCGCCCCACCACCCGCGTCCGTACGCTCATCGACACCGGCGCCGCGGCCGGTGCCGCCACCGACGCGTCCGCCGGGCCCACCGCGGGGCCCGCGCCGGCCGATGAGAGCGGTAAGGAGCCCCCGGGCCGCCGTATGGCCCGCTGGGTCCCCGCCGTCCTCGTCCTCGGCGGCATCGCCTTCGACCTGGCCGCCCCACCCGGCTACACCGCTTCGCCGTTCTTCGCCGCCGCCCCTTTGGTCGCCGCGGCGCTCTTACCGTTGCGTCAGACCATCGTCACGGCCGTCGTCGCCGTCCTCACCACCTGTCTGCTGGCGGAGTTGCACGGGGTCAGGGACCCGACCCAGGCGGCCACCGAGATCATCACGGTGGCGACCGTGACCGTGCTGGCGGTGGTGATCAACCGCGTCGTACGCCGCAGCCACCACCGGCTCGCCTCGGCGCGCGGTGTCGCGGAGGCGGCCCAGCGCGCCGTCCTGCCCGCGCCGCCCGCCCGGCTCGCCGGGCTGGAGATCGCCGCGCGCTACGTACCGGCGGAGAAGTACGCGGCGATCGGCGGTGATCTGTACGCGGTCCAGGACACCCCGCACGGTGTACGGCTGATCGTAGGGGACGTACGCGGCAAGGGGCTGGGGGCCGTGGAGGTCGTGGCGATCCTCCTGGGCTGCTTCCGGGAGGCCGCGGAGCAGGAGACGACCCTGGAGGCGCTCGTGGGTCGCCTGGAGCGGGCGTTGCGGCGCGAGGGCGCCCGGCGGGCCGACCTGGAGGTGGCCGAGGGGTTCACGACGGCCGTGGTGGCCGAAATTCCCCGTGGCTCCTCCACCCTGCGGCTGATCAACCGCGGCCATCCGGCGCCGTTGCTCCTGGAGGAGGGCGGCGCGGTGCGCGCCCTGGAGCCGGAGGCGTCGGCGCTGCCGGTGGGGATGGGGGAGTTGGCGGGTTGGCCGGACCGGGTGATGGAGCTGCCGTTCGCGGAGGGCGAGACGCTGCTGCTGTTCACGGACGGGGTCACGGAGGCCCGGGACCGCCATGGCGAGTTCTATGACCCGGAGGAGCGACTGCGCGGCCGCCGCTTCGCCGGTCCGCAGGAGCTGCTGGACGTGTTGGTGGCCGATGTCGAGCGCCATACGGGTGGCGGCACGTCGGACGACATGGCGCTGCTGGCGGTCCGTCGGACCCGGGCCCGCGGCAATGGACGGGACAACGGGCGCAACGGGCGGGACAACGGGGACAACGGGGACAACGGGGACAACGGGCGGGGCAACGGGCGAGAGGACGGTGGGGGCAACGACAGGCCGAACCCCGCGCCCTCCTAG